The following proteins are co-located in the Dromiciops gliroides isolate mDroGli1 chromosome 2, mDroGli1.pri, whole genome shotgun sequence genome:
- the LOC122738492 gene encoding ribonuclease K3-like, translating into MGTFQLFLLGLMFLVTAQHPRDFTPAQWFKKQHVQYPKTKVRNNDIYCNNEMRKVNNYTHQCKAFNTFLNYKYEDIISVCSKPNITCKNGKHNCHKSTSSIPITSCDLTSGCYSNCHYHGTSQVAYFVVACNPPLPADYSKSKFLPVHLDSTTGF; encoded by the coding sequence ATGGGAACTTTCCAACTGTTCCTGCTGGGGCTTATGTTCCTGGTCACTGCACAGCATCCTCGTGATTTCACTCCAGCTCAGTGGTTCAAGAAGCAGCATGTGCAGTACCCCAAGACCAAAGTCCGCAATAATGATATATATTGCAACAATGAGATGAGAAAAGTCAACAACTATACCCATCAGTGTAAAGCCTTCAACACCTTCCTGAATTACAAGTATGAGGATATCATCAGTGTTTGTTCCAAACCCAATATCACCTGCAAGAATGGAAAGCACAACTGCCATAAAAGTACATCAAGCATCCCCATCACCAGCTGTGATTTGACCAGTGGTTGTTACTCCAACTGCCACTACCATGGCACTTCTCAGGTAGCATACTTTGTTGTTGCCTGTAATCCCCCCTTGCCAGCAGATTATAGTAAAAGTAAATTTCTTCCTGTGCATTTAGACAGCACCACTGGTTTCTAA